From Penaeus monodon isolate SGIC_2016 chromosome 6, NSTDA_Pmon_1, whole genome shotgun sequence, the proteins below share one genomic window:
- the LOC119573905 gene encoding uncharacterized protein LOC119573905 → MTLCLAIHFGLCNHENLSSTVYHYTVYITSNLLGALPLAVLELRAGGSVTSLDVTGSTALHSALDNGHVKTAITLIQHMGANLFIQDAQGRLPFHLMAEEDGQFMMEEALNHDYRILVSLREKARSKEEKQTASCILILLAILYVEFDLESRGVVRDDSWKEVFAFTVSLIGGGNSKLKYHADEISDNEWLSCLLSDLKTNFCSESKHERELGEIGQNREGISTMTDKDIQEDFETEDIYFFSIIDVIKQRLLGTSNDKSHFELDADMKSHLLKAAYISCESCLPLFLHLLLSIGGLHPDTILDPLCGSTALHLTAWRGHLGLCEYLLSCQASNTTLDRALNTPAHLAYMFGHSVVGVCLLDGVQDWKNRAGRIPTQLYVNYKKYVSLYGLDKLIPVKVNEQNNSAALIRAHLEEFKKCWPDISLAVEELHVDFTKGEAHQIKESIYRNLQKLLRKVGEIDPLFEGEVIVLGSSADNLRLFAPDEYDCNVELKNVTGFPGGVLNIETVPVPPSDGFKGHKNSLKVSPTNRELEQLFKGSNFGETFAKYLMQSLDNFDLCDDQLNLLPPTVRKTQVGVNISFSWEGAEFPLLFINVDLVPTLKAPWPKNEPRPPLTPEYLDLVHVSQTGENEWRYSFAVAENMILLSLSSDQRRVFLACKLMMTNLKTESWAPRDSKEQYTYWVGHRFKIPAPSGFILKSAFMKEMEEIQDESMWGKNFLFERMCSVFQRMCKIDTDPNSGKRKYYHAKISPYFGGDVEKPTVGLSAPEILNFLESW, encoded by the exons AGAGCTGGTGGTTCAGTAACATCACTGGATGTTACAGGTTCTACTGCACTTCATTCTGCTCTTGATAATGGTCATGTGAAGACTGCTATAACTCTGATTCAGCACATGGGAGCTAATCTTTTTATTCAAGACGCTCAAGGACGCCTTCCATTTCATCTGATGGCAGAAGAAGATGGGCAATTTATGATGGAG GAAGCCTTGAACCATGATTATCGTATCCTTGTGTCACTGAGGGAAAAGGCtcgaagtaaagaagaaaagcagACAGCATCATGTATCCTTATCTTGCTGGCCATTTTGTATGTGGAGTTTGATCTTGAGTCCAGAGGAGTAGTAAGAGATGACTCATGGAAAGAAGTATTTGCCTTTACAGTATCATTGATCGGAGGCGGAAATAGCAAACTCAAATATCATGCTGATGAGATTTCAGATAATGAATGGTTGAGTTGTTTGCTGAGTGacctaaaaacaaatttttgcagTGAAAGTAAGCATGAAAGGGAACTAGGTGAAATAGGGCAAAATAGAGAGGGCATAAGCACAATGACTGATAAAGACATACAAGAAGATTTTGAAACAGAagacatatatttcttttcaattattGATGTAATTAAACAAAGACTCTTGGGCACTAGTAATGATAAAAGCCATTTTGAATTGGATGCTGATATGAAAAGTCATTTGTTGAAAGCAGCTTATATCAGCTGTGAATCATGCTtacccctttttcttcatttactgTTGAGCATTGGTGGTCTTCATCCAGACACTATTTTAGATCCTTTGTGTGGATCAACAGCATTGCATTTGACTGCTTGGCGTGGACACTTGGGATTGTGTGAGTATCTTCTGAGTTGCCAAGCTAGCAACACTACATTGGATCGAGCATTAAACACTCCAGCCCACCTTGCTTACATGTTTGGACATTCTGTGGTTGGTGTTTGTCTTTTAGATGGTGTCCAGGATTGGAAGAATAGGGCAGGGAGAATACCCACTCAACTGTATGTGAATTATAAGAAATATGTTTCCTTATATGGTCTTGATAAACTAATTCCAGTTAAGGTTAATGAACAAAATAATTCTGCTGCACTTATTAGGGCACATCTTGAGGAGTTCAAAAAGTGTTGGCCAGATATTTCATTGGCAGTGGAAGAACTTCATGTTGATTTTACAAAAGGTGAAGCACATCAGATTAAGGAAAGTATATACAGAAATCTTCAGAAACTTCTGAGGAAGGTTGGGGAAATAGACCCACTTTTTGAGGGTGAAGTTATTGTACTTGGTAGCAGTGCAGATAACCTCCGATTGTTTGCACCAGATGAATATGATTGTAATGTTGAATTAAAAAATGTCACTGGTTTTCCAGGAGGAGTATTGAACATTGAAACTGTACCAGTTCCCCCATCAGATGGATTTAAGGGTCATAAGAATTCTTTGAAAGTATCTCCAACAAACAGAGAATTAGAGCAACTTTTCAAAGGatcaaattttggggaaacttttGCCAAATATTTAATGCAATCATTAGATAACTTTGATCTCTGTGATGATCAATTAAACCTTTTGCCTCCTACAGTAAGGAAAACACAAGTTGGAGTGAATATATCCTTTTCCTGGGAAGGTGCTGAATTTCCTTTGCTGTTTATTAATGTAGATTTAGTTCCCACGCTAAAAGCACCCTGGCCCAAAAATGAACCAAGGCCTCCATTAACACCTGAATATTTAGATTTGGTGCATGTAAGTCAGACAGGTGAGAATGAATGGCGTTACTCATTTGCTGTGGCAGAAAATATGATATTACTTTCCTTGTCTTCTGATCAGCGCAGGGTATTTCTGGCTTGCAAGCTCATGATGACAAATCTTAAAACTGAGTCTTGGGCGCCACGTGACTCAAAAGAGCAGTACACATATTGGGTTGGTCACAGGTTTAAGATACCTGCCCCATCTGGGTTCATATTGAAAAGTGCATTTatgaaggaaatggaggaaataCAGGATGAATCcatgtgggggaaaaattttctttttgagaGAATGTGCTCAGTCTTTCAGAGAATGTGTAAAATAGATACAGATCCAaatagtggcaagagaaaatactATCATGCTAAGATTAGCCCTTATTTCGGGGGAGATGTTGAAAAGCCCACTGTAGGTCTTAGTGCTCCGGAGATTTTAAATTTTCTAGAATCATGGTAA